In Lates calcarifer isolate ASB-BC8 linkage group LG15, TLL_Latcal_v3, whole genome shotgun sequence, one genomic interval encodes:
- the LOC108887976 gene encoding prostaglandin reductase 3 yields the protein MSSLLLARNGRRAISVIGGGRRGTDALSGVHPVTRRFIIDMSYSAHFMDFKGSSIPSTMKKLVVTKLSPNFREAVSMQTVTVPTPGDADLLVRNRYVGINASDINFSAGRYDPSLKPPFDAGFEGIGEVVGLGLSASSRYTIGDIVAYFGSGAFAEYTVVPAKESVPVPAVKPEFLTLLVSGATAYIALKRLGDLAEGETVLVTAAAGGTGQFAVQFAKQAGCHVIGTCSSNEKAGFLKSLGCNRPINYTSEDLAKTLKKEYPKGIDVVYESVGGSVLELAVNRLANKGRLIVIGFISGYQTASGIPPFTGGTLPVKLLQKSASIRGFFLPHFLSDYREALGSMMQMFAKGKLVCEVDCGDLAQGGRFVGLESVFRAVDYMYAGKNLGKVVVEVAPPSVSNSKL from the exons ATGTCCAGCCTTCTGCTGGCGAGAAACGGCAGGAGAGCGATCTCGGTAATCGGCGGGGGGCGCAGAGGCACCGACGCACTTTCAGGAGTTCATCCGGTTACGCGGCGCTTCATCATAGATATGTCCTACTCAGCGCACTTCATGGATTTTAAAGGATCCTCCATACCGAGCACTATGAAAAAGCTGGTCGTCACCAAGCTTAGTCCTAATTTCAGAGAGGCTGTTTCTATGCAAACCGTTACGGTTCCGACACCCGGGGACGCGGACTTGCTCGTCAGGAATCG TTATGTGGGAATCAACGCCTCTGATATTAATTTCTCAGCAGGCCGTTACGACCCCTCGCTGAAGCCTCCCTTCGATGCCGGTTTCGAGGGTATTGGTGAGGTTGTTGGCCTCGGCCTCAGCGCCAGCTCCCGTTACACCATTGGGGACATCGTGGCCTATTTCGGCAGCGGTGCGTTCGCAGAGTACACGGTGGTGCCAGCCAAGGAAAGTGTGCCTGTCCCCGCGGTGAAGCCAGAGTTCCTCACCCTGCTGGTCAGCGGCGCCACTGCTTACATCGCCTTGAAACGTCTGGGCGACCTGGCCGAAGGTGAGACGGTCCTCGTCACGGCGGCTGCAGGAGGGACCGGGCAGTTCGCAGTGCAGTTTGCCAAACAGGCCGGTTGCCACGTGATTGGGACCTGTTCGTCCAATGAGAAAGCCGGCTTCCTTAAATCCCTTGGCTGTAACAGGCCGATCAACTACACCTCAGAAGACCTGGCCAAAACGCTCAAGAAAGAATACCCAAAAGGCATAGACGTGGTGTATGAGTCAGTTGGAGGCAGCGTTTTAGAACTAGCAGTGAACAGGTTGGCCAATAAAGGCCGACTGATAGTGATTGGCTTCATCTCTGGGTACCAGACCGCATCAGGGATCCCACCTTTCACAGGAGGAACACTACCGGTCAAGCTGCTTCAGAAGTCGGCCAGCATCAGGGGTTTCTTCTTGCCCCACTTCCTCAGTGACTACAGGGAGGCTCTGGGTAGCATGATGCAGATGTTTGCCAAAGGAAAGCTAGTGTGTGAGGTGGATTGTGGGGATTTGGCCCAGGGGGGGAGATTTGTAGGCTTGGAGTCAGTCTTCAGGGCTGTGGACTACATGTATGCTGGGAAAAACCTGGGCAAGGTGGTGGTGGAAGTGGCACCACCCTCTGTTAGTAATAGTAAACTGTGA